Genomic window (Saccharothrix australiensis):
CGGCGGGAGTTCCACGACAAGCTGGCCGGGTCCGGCGCGCTGCCCCTCGGCCTGGCCCGGCGGGTCGCGCTCGGCCGGTGACGTCCCGTTGCCCGGCACGACGTCCCGTTCTCCGGCAGGGCGTCCCGTTCTCCGGGACGCGGAACAGGCCGCGCCGCGCGGCGGTTGCTGTTGAGCACGACCGAAGCGCGACGAGCAGTCGCGACCGAGCAGTACGACCGAGCAGTACGGAGGACGGGGACATGCCCAAGGCAGTGGTGGTGCGCGCGACCGGCGGGCCGGAGGTGCTGGAGTTCGACGACGTCGAGCCGAAGTCGCCGGGCGCGGGTGAGCTGCTGGTCGACGTGGCCGCGGCGGGCGTGAACTACATCGACACCTACCACCGCGAGGGCCGCTACCCGCTGCCGCTGCCCTTCGGCATCGGCCTGGAGGGCACGGGGCGGGTGGCCGCGCTGGGCCCGGACGTGTCGGGGTTCGCGGTCGGCGACCGGGTGGCGTGGGCGGCGGCGCTGGGCAGCTACGCGGAGCAGGCGCTGGTGAAGGCGTCGGACGCGGTGGCGGTGCCGGACGGCGTGGCCGACGACACGGCCGGCGCGCTGCTGTTGCAGGGTCTGACGGCGCACTACCTCGTGGCGTCGACCTACCCGGTGCGGCAGGGCGACGCGGTGCTGGTGCACGCCGCCGCGGGCGGGGTCGGGCTGCTGGTGACGCAACTGGCCAAGGCGCGCGGCGCGCGGGTGATCGGCACGGTGTCCACGGAGGCCAAGGAGGCGCTGGCGCGGGAGGCCGGCGCGGACGAGGTGATCCGCTACGACCGGGACGAGTTCGCGCCGCGGGTGCGGGAGCTGACCGGCGGCGAGGGCGTCGCCGCGGTGTACGACGGGGTGGGCGCGGCGACGTTCGACGGCAGCCTCGCGAGCCTGCGCCGACGCGGCTACCTGGTGCTGTTCGGCGCGTCCAGCGGCCCGGTGCCGCCGGTCGACCCGCAGCGGCTCAACCAGGCCGGCTCGGTGTTCCTGACGCGGCCGTCGCTGGGCGCGTACACGGCCACCCGCGAGGAGTTGACGTGGCGCGCGGGCGAGCTGTTCGCGGCGGTGGAGGACGGTTCGCTGGACGTCCGGGTCGGGGGCCGCTACCCGCTGGCCGACGCGCGCCGGGCGCACGAGGACCTGGAGGGCCGCCGCACCACGGGCAAGCTGCTGCTGAT
Coding sequences:
- a CDS encoding quinone oxidoreductase family protein, which gives rise to MPKAVVVRATGGPEVLEFDDVEPKSPGAGELLVDVAAAGVNYIDTYHREGRYPLPLPFGIGLEGTGRVAALGPDVSGFAVGDRVAWAAALGSYAEQALVKASDAVAVPDGVADDTAGALLLQGLTAHYLVASTYPVRQGDAVLVHAAAGGVGLLVTQLAKARGARVIGTVSTEAKEALAREAGADEVIRYDRDEFAPRVRELTGGEGVAAVYDGVGAATFDGSLASLRRRGYLVLFGASSGPVPPVDPQRLNQAGSVFLTRPSLGAYTATREELTWRAGELFAAVEDGSLDVRVGGRYPLADARRAHEDLEGRRTTGKLLLIP